From Pseudorasbora parva isolate DD20220531a chromosome 25, ASM2467924v1, whole genome shotgun sequence, one genomic window encodes:
- the LOC137064915 gene encoding histone H3-like: MARTKQTARKSTGGKAPRKQLATKAARKSAPATGGVKKPHRYRPGTVALREIRRYQKSTELLIRKLPFQRLVREIAQDFKTDLRFQSSAVMALQESSEAYLVGLFEDTNLCAIHAKRVTIMPKDIQLARRIRGERA, encoded by the coding sequence ATGGCAAGAACCAAGCAGACCGCTCGTAAGTCCACCGGTGGAAAAGCCCCGAGGAAGCAGCTCGCCACTAAAGCCGCCCGTAAGAGCGCTCCGGCCACCGGCGGCGTCAAGAAGCCTCATCGCTACAGGCCCGGGACCGTGGCTCTGCGAGAGATCCGCCGTTATCAGAAGTCCACCGAGCTGCTGATCCGCAAACTGCCCTTCCAGCGGCTGGTGAGAGAAATCGCTCAGGACTTCAAGACGGATCTGCGCTTCCAGAGCTCCGCTGTCATGGCCCTGCAGGAGTCCAGCGAGGCTTATTTGGTCGGCCTGTTTGAGGACACCAACCTGTGCGCCATCCACGCCAAGAGAGTCACCATCATGCCCAAAGACATCCAGCTGGCCCGCCGCATCCGCGGAGAGCGCGCCTAA